One Pecten maximus chromosome 16, xPecMax1.1, whole genome shotgun sequence DNA window includes the following coding sequences:
- the LOC117345102 gene encoding hairy/enhancer-of-split related with YRPW motif protein 2-like, with translation MKFMTTSISHTEKENLKCLTRKHIAERQRRARINLLLEQLETLILPQDSEPSPVKLEKAEVLEKTVDYIKRRRSTDRQGSRLDYEKGYKECLRKVFNFVESSSLPPLQKNNLRACLLSKQASSDQPMETPLSESASQIRHRLPQQYLAGNQCTPVQYIKQEADIMHCNSNALDTVPQYQMQVSQEQISMSAVHLQISPVTMHVSNPHPSVASYHCPVSQAYDGLLSTTSGRHMQIMRTATTQFCEQDSNGISDSNVWRPW, from the exons atgaaattcatgaCAACGTCCATAAGTCATACGGAAAAggaaaatcttaaatgtttg ACAAGAAAACACATCGCCGAGAGACAAAGACGAGCGAGAATTAACCTTCTCCTCGAGCAGTTGGAGACACTTATCTTGCCACAGGATTCCGAG CCGTCTCCTGTGAAGTTAGAGAAAGCCGAAGTTCTAGAGAAAACTGTAGACTACATCAAGAGACGTAGAAGTACAGACAGACAAG GTTCAAGATTAGACTACGAGAAAGGCTATAAGGAATGTTTACGAAAAGTATTTAATTTCGTCGAGAGTTCATCACTGCCACCTCTTCAGAAAAACAACTTACGCGCATGTCTGCTGAGTAAACAGGCTTCAAGTGATCAACCAATGGAAACTCCCCTCTCTGAATCCGCCAGTCAGATACGTCATCGACTTCCCCAACAATATCTTGCCGGAAATCAGTGCACGCCTGTACAATATATCAAACAGGAAGCTGATATAATGCATTGTAACAGCAATGCCTTGGACACCGTTCCTCAATATCAAATGCAGGTTTCTCAAGAACAAATTTCGATGTCTGCCGTTCATCTTCAAATATCTCCTGTTACGATGCATGTTTCTAACCCCCATCCATCGGTAGCGAGTTACCATTGTCCGGTGTCTCAAGCATATGATGGTTTGTTGTCTACCACAAGCGGTAGACATATGCAAATCATGAGAACCGCTACTACCCAATTTTGTGAACAAGATAGTAACGGAATCAGCGACTCCAATGTTTGGAGGCCGTGGTAG